ACTTCGAGAAAACCCCGGCGGGTTCGTCCCCGAGCGGGTGGGTGAACGCCAACGGTAAATTCTCCGTTGTGAAGCTCCCGGACGGGAACCAGGTGCTGATGAAGAGCAACAACGACCCGCGCCCGCCGCTGGCCAAGGCGAACGCCTTTATCACCCTGCCGGACGCCGCGAACTACACGATCCAGGCGGACCTCATGGGCACGCAGATCCGCGGCGGCATGGGCGACTTCGGTCTCATTAACTCGCGCTACACGCTCGTTCTCGACGGCAAGACCGACCCGGATAGCAAGAAGCGCCAGCTCCGATTGGTGTCCTGGGAGGCCCGCCCGCGGATCACGCGGGTCGAGGACTTCGACTGGCAGCCCGGCGTGTGGTACACGGCCAAACTCGCCATCGAGCACAAGGAGAAGACGGCGATCGTTCGCGGGAAGGTGTGGAAGAAGGGCGACCCGGAACCGGAGGCGTGGACCGTCGAACTCGAAGACCCCAGCCCGAACCGTGTGGGCGCTGCCGGCTTGTACGGGTACGTGACCAACAGCACCGCCGTCGAGACCGGGGCGAACTGTTACTACGACAACATCACGATTACCCCCAACGCCAAGAAGTGACGCCGACTCGCGTGGGTTCGTTTCGGTAAGCGGCCGGCCCGTGCGACGGGCCGGTTGCTGAAATCAATCAACACGACTCGGATGACTCGATCAAACTCACCCTCCGATCCAAGGAGCGAATGATGATGCACCAACTCCGATCGCGGCCGACCCGGTTCGTCGCCCTCGTCGCGCTGGCCGCGGGGGCACTGTTCTTGGCCGCTGGGGGCTCAGAGGGCGCGTGTCCTCCGGCGGGCGCGCGCTACGTGGTCTCCGGGGGCTCCGCACTGGTGGCGGTCGATCCGCCCCCGGGCCAGCCCAAGAACGACAAGGGCGGCAGCGCCATGTTCGGCGGGACCGTGGCCCGCAACATGGTGAACCTGACCGACAAGAACATTCCCGGCAAGTTCGAGCCCGAGGACAAGGAAGTTCTGTTGTGGAAGGCCGACCTCGGGTCGAAGGCCTATGGCGGGCCGACCGTGGCCGGCGGGCGCATCTACGTCGGGACCAACAACCAGCGCCCGCGCAACGACCGCGACATCCACCGCACCAAGGACGGCATGGTCGAGCCGCTCGACAAGGGCGTGCTGATGTGCTTCGACGAAAAGACGGGGAAGTTCCTCTGGCAAGCGGTCCACGATAAACTGGAATCCGGGCGCGTGAACGACTGGCCCGAAGAGGGCGTGTGCGCCACGCCGACGGTCGAGGGCGACCGGGTGTATTACGTCAGCAACCGCTGCACCGTGATGTGCCTGGACGCCAACGGGTTCGCGGACGGCAACCAGGGGTTCCAGGGCGAGAAGTACAAGGAGAAGACCGACGCCGACGTCGTCTGGCAGTACGACATGATGAAGGAACTCAACGTGTTCCCGCACAACATGTCGGCCGGGTGCCCGCTCATTGTCGGCGACATCCTCTTCGTTCACACAGCCAACGGCGTGGACGACGGGCACTTGAACCTGCCCAGTCCGAACGCCCCGAGTTTCATCGCGCTCGATAAGAAGACCGGCAAGCTCCTGTGGAAGAACAGTCTGCCCGGCAAAAACATCATGCACGGTCAGTGGTCGAACCCGACCTACGCCGAGATCGACGGCGTCAAACAGGTGATCTTCCCCGGCGGCGACGGGTGGGTCTACAGCTTCGTCCCCGAGACGGGCGAGCTCATCTGGAAGTTCGACGGGAACCCGAAGGACTCCGTGTACGAACTGGGCGGCACCGGCACCCGGAGCGACTACATCGGCACCCCGGTCATCTACGACAACAAGATCTACATCGGGCTCGGCCAGGACCCGGAGCACAGCACCGGGATCTCGCACTTCTTCTGCATCGCCCCGAAGAAGGACAAGAAGGGCGACATCTCGGGGGTGCTGGAGGTGAAGACCAAGGGCGCGGACGGCAAGGACGTGATCGGCGAGAAGCCGAACCCGAACTCGTGCGTCGTTTGGCACTTCGGCGGGGAGGAGGCGCGCAAGTTCGCGCTGCGGGACTTCAAGTTCGGGCGCACGATGTCCACCGCGTGCATCGTGGACGACATCCTGTACATCTCCGAACTGGCCGGGCAGATCCACTGCATGAACGCGAAGACCGGGGAGCACTACTGGAAGTACGACACGAAGGCGTCGATCTGGGGATCGGCCTACTTCGTCGACGGCAAGGTGTACCTCGCGACCGACTCCGGCGACCTGTTCGTGTTCAAACACGAGAAGACACCGGCGAAGATCGACGAATTGGAGGGTATCACCGCGACCGAACTGAAGGAGGCGCGGAAGCAGATCAAGGCGCGGCAGAAAGAGGTGGCCGACAAGTACCTGATCGCCAAGATCGAACTCGACGCCCCCATCCGCTCGACCGCGCACGTGACCAACGGCGTGCTGTACGTGATGACCGAGAAAACGCTGTACGCCTTCAAGGGAAAGAAGTGACAATCACCGGGGCCGGCCAAGTGCCGGCCCCAGTGCTTACTGCCCGACACATCTCGCGGGTGTAGGTCGATAAGGCCACGGTAAACTGCCGATGGCTTCGGACTACCTCCGTGCTTCACACCACCGCATTCTGCAGCTGGGAGCCGGGCGTCGGTGCACTACTCGGCGCCCTCAGTTGCACCTCGATTTGTTCCGGCCGAATTCAGCTTCGGCACGACCCCCGACCGCTGTTGCAGCTTGATCTTGGTCGTCGCGTGCTCGTCGAATTTCTGGGCAAGCGGATCGAACTGGAACTGCACGGGAAGGAAACGGAACTCGACAAACAGGTGGCAGAGGCCCCAGCTTATGGCTTTCCGGGCGCGGGTGGGGCCGGGGGCGGAGTAGCGGGCGCGGGCGGTGCAACTGCCGGCAGATCCTGCGCCGGAGCCGGGTTAGCCGGCAGCACTATTCCCGGGACACCGATGCCGGGCAACGGAACCGGACCGCCGGGGCCACCGGCGGGGAAGGGGAACACGGGGTTACCCGGCGCGGGCTGCGTCGGCCCGTCGGCGTTCGGCCGCAACTTTTCCGCGCGCTCCGTTGTGGTGACGAACAGCACGTTACTCATCCGCACCGCGCCCAAGTCCGCGACCTCGGCCAGGAGCCGGATGGCCGTTTCCAGCGGTACGTCGTCCAATTTCAGCGTGACGGCGGCGTTGACCTTGTCCTTCAGGCGCGGGTCGAGCACGATGTTCGCGCCGCAATCGGCCGAGAGCTGCTTCACGGCCGCGCCGAACGCGGTGCCCTCGCAGTTCACGCTCACGCGCTGGCGGAACTGTTTGGTAACCAGCCCCTCTTCGGTAGAGATGTACAACCCGTCCTTCGTCAGCCCGCACTTCAAATTGAAGGGGGCCAGGGCCTGCTGGAGCCCGTCCTTCAACTTGACCTGTTTCAGCACGACCGTGACATTCGGCTGGTTCGGGTCGAGCCCGAACTGGTACACGGCCGGGTCGATGGTCACGCTGACCTTGGCCCTCTCCTTGAGGTCGCCCATCACCTCGTTGAGAGACTTGCCCTGGTAGTTCATGTCCCCGACCTCGTCGAGCGCTTTGCGCGCGGCGTCCATCGGGGAAGTGGTCTTGGCGGTGGCCGCCGGCGCGGGGGCGGCCCCGCGCGCGAGCGACGGAGTCACCACCGGGGTCGCGGTGAACACGGCGACCGCGAACATCCGACACAGGGTCGAGCGCATTGAACACGGCTCCACAGATGTGACGACCCCGGCGTGCGCGCCGGGGCCGGAACGAACTCACGCACCCTACCAGACGCGACACCCCGCGAACAAGATTGGACCGCTTTAATAAAAAGTCGGTCCGGCGTCGGTGCGGTGTCGCGTGTGAAGGGCCGTCCCTTGCTCCAAGAGCTTTGAGTTCTGGTATCTGTGTAGCTCCGCTCGTTCACGTTACTTCGATGTGGACGGGAACGGCACG
The Gemmata palustris DNA segment above includes these coding regions:
- a CDS encoding outer membrane protein assembly factor BamB family protein, which produces MMMHQLRSRPTRFVALVALAAGALFLAAGGSEGACPPAGARYVVSGGSALVAVDPPPGQPKNDKGGSAMFGGTVARNMVNLTDKNIPGKFEPEDKEVLLWKADLGSKAYGGPTVAGGRIYVGTNNQRPRNDRDIHRTKDGMVEPLDKGVLMCFDEKTGKFLWQAVHDKLESGRVNDWPEEGVCATPTVEGDRVYYVSNRCTVMCLDANGFADGNQGFQGEKYKEKTDADVVWQYDMMKELNVFPHNMSAGCPLIVGDILFVHTANGVDDGHLNLPSPNAPSFIALDKKTGKLLWKNSLPGKNIMHGQWSNPTYAEIDGVKQVIFPGGDGWVYSFVPETGELIWKFDGNPKDSVYELGGTGTRSDYIGTPVIYDNKIYIGLGQDPEHSTGISHFFCIAPKKDKKGDISGVLEVKTKGADGKDVIGEKPNPNSCVVWHFGGEEARKFALRDFKFGRTMSTACIVDDILYISELAGQIHCMNAKTGEHYWKYDTKASIWGSAYFVDGKVYLATDSGDLFVFKHEKTPAKIDELEGITATELKEARKQIKARQKEVADKYLIAKIELDAPIRSTAHVTNGVLYVMTEKTLYAFKGKK